CAGTTGACAGAGCATTGCAAGAGATTGACGGAAGCAACTCAGAACTCACCAAGGTAATCACCCATTTTGGAATTATATCTTCCCTCTCACTCTCCCATTCCAACATTCTTCACTCTTACCacaaatttatttattctttgGTTTTGATATCTTATTAAATTTAGGTTGTACTTGCACGTAGTACCCAAATAGTGACAGGTGTTGATATCGATCCTGTTACATGCATCGCATGTTTCCAGGTAGCCTTTTATGCTGCTACGTCAGTCTATGTATAACACTTTTTATgcagtaattttttttttctaaatctaGTTTTGATCGTATCAGAAAGAGGGAAACAACTCTTATCAGTTTTGTGTCCAGCCATCCAATGCTCATGCCTTCATAGGAAATACGGTATGTACGATATGTTATCTTGTGATACTAGTGCGTGTACTTCATTATATCAGTCTaccttttcattttgttacCCAAGTCCAAAAACCTTCTTTGACAAAATGGAgctttgtttttcctttttttttttttttttttttttttaagatggGGAATGTCAATACGGTGCTGAACATTGGATATTCATGAAATATGTTTTTAATTAGTGTTCCACCCATTTGCCTTGTATATtccctcttttatttatttatttattttcttacttttttgGGGGGACTTTGAAATTTGTAATAGCCTGAGCGCCTGTTCCATAGAGAAGGACTTGACATTAAAAGTGACGCCTTAGCTGCAACACGTGCAAGAGGCAGATCAGCTATTGAAGATATTAAAATAGAACATGATTTATTTTCCAAGTTAGTTTCATCTTGAACTTCTTATTTTGTCTACTAAATCGATGAACTATGACTGGACTTTCACTGACTTACTTTTTATTCCTAGCCCCAAGGAGGACCTTGAGTTTTCCATTGTGAGGGAAGCCATAAAAAAGAAGTTAGAGGCAAGTTTGATCTATAGTCTTGCTCTTTTGCCATTTTGCTTTCTGTTGGTGACATCAAATGAAACTTCTATGGTCGCATGTTATGGTTATCCCTGTTAACCACCTACCCAAATGTGCTATGAAAATGATATTTGTAGTGCTTCAAACTGTGAATTTGTTCTAGTTTTGGTCATCGTATTTCAAGTACTAAAAAACATTTACGTTGGTTTCTCCATAAATTTATAGGAAATAATGATGAGGACGACATTTTGTGAATATTGCGAATTCTTAGCCAGCTTAATCCTGTTTGTAGGCTGTATGTGATGCGGTAGTCGTTGAACCATATAAATCAGTGAGAAAACTTCCCAGAATTCAACATCTGTATGCTCAGCTAACTGGCAGATTGCGAAGCGAAGAAGATGAGGTAAAAATCTAAAATGTTTCATGTTCCTGTAAACCAAACTTACCTTACGAGAATATACAGTTCTAACTCCACTTTGTTGCTtaaaaagtttgaaattttaTCTATGCTTCATCCAACTCCCGCGGTCTGTGGATGGCCAACAGAGGAGGCTCGAGATTTCATTGCAGAAACTGGTACGCGAACTTTGACTGAAAGATCCATGGGGGAGTGATCCTAGACTTTTTCacttatgaaaaaaaaaaattgaaaggttTGTCTCTGGTTCATAACTGAAGTTACAGTTAGGTAAGGTAAAAGGTTAGCTGTTCCCTCTTCTAAATTATAGAGTTTCTTTATATTATTTCCCCCAGCCCATCCAAGTTATTATGGGTCTTGTAATTTTATTGTTGGCCATATCTGGGATTGAAGGACAAGTCATCTTCGCCGGGTCTGTATATATGTAACAACTTGGGAAAGTTTTTGATGCAGAGGTATTTGATAGAGGGATGTACGCAGGGCCTGTTGGTTGGTTTGGAGGAGGTGAGAGTGAGTTTGCTGTGGGCATCAGATCAGCATTAGTGAAGAGAGTAAGATGGCGTCTACCATATGAGCTAAACAAACTTAAATACTTGCATCGAATCTTTACTCGATTTTAAAATTTCTAGAGCTTAGACATCGGTGCTTGCCATAATAATTATCTGAGTTTTGATGGTCTTTGATTTCAGGGTCTTGGTGCCTTGATCTATGCGGGAACAGGGATAGTGAAAGGAAGCAATCCGTCCTCGGAGTGGGATGAATTGGAGCTCAAGATATCTCAGGTACTTCGGAACCTACATCTTTTGTCTTGAAAATGCTATTTAGTAGCTCAATTTTTCTTCCTGATAACTTTGATCTGCATGTTTGCAGATCTCTAGGTCGCTTGAACTAGAAGTGGTTCAGGAACCCAATTAATTAGTGAAACTGCTATCTGTGGAAGTAAGGTTTAGGAAGCCATAAGGTGAGTTGCGTTTAACTCCTCCAAATCTAAATTTAATTGAAGAACCAATAAACTTGAATAGCAACTTACGTCTTAAATAAACAGACAAAGAAAAAGCACCTATACAATGCTTCTTTGAATTCATTCTTCATAAATATGCATCTCAAACACCCAAATTTTTTTCACTCCAATTAAACTTTAGGCTTACTAAATTCAGGCGTAAGATAGTGAACTAGTGACCCCATACGTCCTGTGATTTTGAGATTTGATCATATAGCTTTAGTCTtactatttatttaaatatatgcATTTTCCAGTGACAGGGACTGGTTAGCCTCAACTTATAAGCTCTGTTTAGGTCCCTTCTGTAGTGGCTCGAGTTGGCAAATGGTTTGTTCATTCTTCGTCTTGCTTTCCTTTGGTTGTTTTGATCACCAGGCCACGTTCCTAATGTATATTGTTCAGTTGctgatttctctctctttgctttttgttttttttagaaGTGTAACCGAATAATGTAGATTCCGTAACTTACATGAATAGTAATGTAAAGGAACAACCTTTGCAACCTTTCATCCTATAAGACAGTCATGTAGTTCCTAAGGGAAAAAAGGCCAAGCCAATAGATTAAACTAAGACAGACATTGTGATATAGATTTTAGAGTGAAACCAGTCATTTAACCAGattcttcttgtttctttttctgGGTTGCAAGATAAGAAGAACGGGATTTCCATTATCTTTGAGCCTCAGGTTGCCAATGGACCAATGGAGATGTCATGGAAGCATTCATTAGTATTAAGTATTAAGAACAATTTCCATAGCTCAAATAGACAATATATATCatttaagaagagaaaattaCAACACACTGAACACCACCTTACAAACATCATTTTAACATAGTGTTGGACTAGTGAGAAGAAGCGGCACCCTGAAGAAGTCCATCGCGGATTTGCGATGCGACATCTCGAACGGCTCCAGGTCCATGAGGTATAAACACAGAAGTTGATTTAGAGGCAGCTCCAATTTCCTTCATGGTGTCAAAATACTGGGTCACAAGCACCATATCCATAACATCCTTTGCCGTCGTCCCAGGAACATTAACAGAAAATCCCAAAACGCTGTCTCTTAAACCATCCACAATTGCTTGACGCTGCCGAGCAATACCCAAACCTGACAAATACTTGGCTTCAGCTTCACCCTCAGCTCGCTTAATCTGTAAAATTTTCTCTGCTTCTGCCTTCTCATTGGCTGCCACCCTTAATCTAGCAGCTGAACATATATCAAATTATAAAAGGAATCAATGATCATCAAAGTGTCTGGTTACCGGCAATGGTAGAACAGTTTACCATCCATTCTTGTTCTGGTGACTACAAGTATAGGCATGAAGATTGCTTAACTATACGaagtaaaataaaacaaacttattGTATTGCATAGGAAGTTGTCACCTTATCAGTTATTGGTACGGTTAAATTACTGATTGACTCAAAAACTTAAGCCAATGGTTGAAGATAAATTTAACATTATATCACCGCCTTAACACTCTCCTGCCTTGTGAGTTTGAAACACATAAATGAGTCATCAAGTGAACATTATATTGGAGAGGAAATAACATTGCAGGAGTTTGAACACATGACTTTCTGCTCTGATACCgggacaaaaagaaaaagaggtacatttttttaatatgaagGATTAGATTATTACCAGCATTAATTTCATTCATTGCTCTCTTAACATGCTCGTCTGGTTCTATATCAACAATGAGGGTTTGGACAATCTCAAAGCCATAAGCCGACATAGCCTGAAAGTAATCGTtgagaaattaaaagaaagttGAAATTTGCTTCATAACACTAAAATTGAAAGAGCAACAAAGATTACCTTTTCCAGTTCATCTTCTACTGCTTTAGCAATATCATTTTTCTGCTCAAAAGCATCATCCAAGTTGAGCTTTGGAACACTTGCCCTGATCACTACAGATATGCAAGAAGTTGCTCAAATTTAAAAAAGCGTGCTTACACAAaatgacaaaaagaaaagagaagaaattaaATACCTTTACGAGTACGTGAACACATTTAACTAACAAGTTTAACAAGGAAGAAAAAAGGAGTATACCATCAAAAACATAAGCCTGGATCTGGGACCTTGTATTGCTGAGCTTGTAGAATGCATCGTTTGCTTTATCTGCCAGTGCTCGATATTGAATAGAGGCAACCACATTAACGAACACATTATCCTGAAGAACAAATCACTTCTGATTTTAGGAACAAAGCACACTGAATAATTCATTCCAAAGACCTAGCAATTAACAGAGCAGGTTCTTGTAGTATCCCATCTTCTAAACTCTCTCTATAGAAATTACAACAAAGCAATAAGAGCATCATGGTGTATTCGTTATTGGCTAAGCATGAACACAGAGAAGCAGTTAAGTAATTTTCAATATGTTCTTGCCTCAGCAAATCACATGGAGAGAACAAGGAGCTCTTCAGAAGTAGGAGTTTGGAAACCATCTCTTATAGTTCTTCTTCCTTACTATATTTTCATATCTATATTCCCTTTTAGGACAGACGAATTTGTTCTTCTTTCAGTGTCCTAACGAGTAGTGATTCCAGTGCATCAAAATATTGATGTTTTAGAGGATTATTTTGTAGAAACGGCTGAATGCTGAACGATGAGACACAAATGGTAACATCAAATTATAGAGAAAGAGTGTCAAACCTTTGTCTTGGTCTCGCATCGCACATCCAATTGTTGCAACCGGAGAGACAGATTGCCAGCGATCTGGGCTCCAAGAAACCAAGGCAAGCAATGGCATCCTGGCTCAAGAACTTCCTCAAATTTGCCAAACCTCTCCCTGATAGCTATAGTGGACTGGTCCACTTGCACACAACAAAAAAGATTACCCATATCTTGAAccttcacaaaaaaaaaaaaaaaaaagtttggatTCGCAAAGAAATTCCAGTCACAAAACCATTGTTAAGTATTTTACGTAGGCAGAAGCCAAGAGAAGCAAAAATTTGTCAACTTATGAAGATTACTAATAGAGCAGCAAACAATGACTTCGAATCAATATATTAGTACTCATTGCCTTCGGTCTTAGTCAAACTTTCCAAAGAATTAAACCATAAACCATATCCCTTTCCCCATTAATGCAGATAAGAAatataaagtaaataaattacaattcaACCGTTTCAGCTTCAACGTGCAAAGCTGGAAAACCAATAAGAAACTCTAACAAACAATACGTAATCCCCTCAACACAAAATTCTAATACTAGAAAGAAAAACCTAAAGAATGCCGCCATAAACACTTCAGattatccaaaaagaaaaaggatcaGGAAGGTTTACAAGAATTTTATAGAAACGAAATCAAGGGCATGCCACAAACAGAACCAAAAACACCAAACAAtcaaagaaagagagaaaaagaaacagACCCAGGAAGAAATGCAGCCCAAAGAACCGGAAAGAAAGAAGTTTGTACCTTTTAGTTTGTGTTAACCTTCACAAACCACTGCGATTGGAATTCAAGGGCGGTTTGAGAACAAGGATCGAGTTTATAGAAGTGGGTCGCCGTTGGAATTTGGAACAAACCCCAGGAATTATGAAAGAGACGGGCACTCTTGACCTTTAATATCTTCAATGAAATATCTTTATCTTTGTGAATGAGTTTCTATTAGGTTAATGACAAGAGAGAAACAAGAATTTCTGAGAAAGAGACCTTTTTTACATTTTTCGTTTAGTTCCCATCTATGAGCTTTTTCTACAAAGAAAATTATGAACTTGACAGGTAATACATACATACAAGGTGAAGATGACTAATCAATTAAGCTTATCCACATCCCTTCCTAATTTAAGTAAATGAAAAAACAGACCAAAACCActatttgttttcttctttttcaacatattaaaaaattttaaatttatatctcaaaaaataaataaatgatttaCACATCCATTATCCAAAGACTTGAAAGTTCAATCTCAAATCTCAACAAGTGTGAACTAGAGAAACAACAAACCTAACATTATTTTAattgtattttcattttttagatAATAACAAATTAGATTTTGGTTTGAATTTTCATCTCATATGGAATGGTTACACGTATTTCTCAATATAAAATATGAATATCTCTTTCTAATTATTGATCACTTTGATCAAATCGTTAGTTAGTAGTACATGAAATTGCATAGTAAATTAAACAATATTTGTTCATATTTTAATTCGTGATAGGATCAAGAGCTTCTTATAGTATTTATGTGATCCATAGATTTAAGAGTttgattaaaaaagaaagaaaaaccacAAGGTCTAACAACATaaagaaattataaaattaCAAACAATTAAAAGGGCCGATAAGATTCTGTCTACATGCTCATCTTAGAGGGACAAAAGTGACagccataataataataacaacaaattACGACTTTTTTTTAGTAGAGAAAGAGACaggaaataaatattttaacctTACAAGTTACGATCATTCCTAGGAATGTTAACATAATTTCATAGGGATCATTGCTATTGCTGGGAATGTTAACATAATTTCAAAAACCAATTAGAAAAAAGTTTTTAACATAGTGCACATCATACAATATTTATATCTATGTATAAGGTAGTTTATTTATTGTAAGTTATCGTACAACTTCATGattgaaacaaaattcataaattaagtgaaaaaaatatttatataaaaatattggaattaagattttttttttttttaatgtatatcAAATTAGGTAGGTTGATGTAATATGTGATCTCACATTCTGAGTTTTGCACAcaccaaaaaaaattgttagGTGTGGAATTTGATAGAAAAGAAAgcaattgatatatatatatatatatatatatatataacaaaaatatagATATTATATAGGAAGAAGAACAATAACCATGAAAAATATAGATTTAATTCAAAAGCAAATTGGAGATGCGGGGTATCGATCCCCGTACCATCTGAGCTACATCCCCATTGATTGATGGTAGCCAATGTTGATACTTTCATAAAACTTACAAGGATTGTTATGCATAGCACGATGAAACTACTTACAAAATATATAGATCGGAAAAAGAATTTGATAAGTTTTGTTACAATTTATAAATAGTTACAGTATTTTGCAGTTTTTGAAAATGTTccattttaaaattcataaagTGAAAGTTCTAAAATCAACCTTTTGAAAATAGCTTTAAAGAAATGTTAACAAATATTTGTAAACTAGTTcgtttttttcaaattaaaatatgtattatgtaatTTATTATAAATGATATAATTTTACATTATATTGAGTATATTAAAAAACGAGGTAGGAAGAACTCTCGTTTCTGTAGTTGAATTTATATGATCTTTTGTTTAAGTAGATTAACTCTCTTTTTTTGTACAGGAAGTATTTAATGAACATCTCATATTTGGAAAATCAAAAGGTCTTAATGATCTTTACAAAATAGATGAACTATTATGTTAATTGTCAGTTGATTATGAGATGAAATTTTGTGTTATCTAATAATACCAACTCGACTTGATTGATTACAAACAAATGGACCATAGATTTCTTTTTTCGACTAAATTTGTCAGTGTCAACCTCTTGCTTCTTAGCCACTCAACTCTTTCTACCTTGGTTGAATGAGTCTTATGATCATTATCTCGAATAAttaattgatatatttatacTTTTCTCTTAATTGGTCTAAATCTTATATGTATGGTTGACATCTCAAACATTTGGATAAAGTAAGAATGTCCGACCAAGTTGTCTCTCTAGGTTGATACAATAATATAATCACAACACCATATACTAAAAGATGCCTAAATTATCAACAACTTTAAATAAGAAGTCTATTCCCTAGATGTTAACGAACATCATATCCAATTAGTACCTTTCATCCAGACGTTACATGTTGacaaacaaaaattcaaaaaaaaaaaaataaataaacaaacaagTTTTAGAAATTGTTTTTAATAGAAGAAATATCTTTTTAAACATCTAAACCAATAGGTCGATAATCATTTACATATGATATGATGTATATTTCATCATTAAACATTTTAGAAAAGTACTTGAAAGTGTTCGATTATAAGTTGTTAAATgacaaacttttctttttcttaaaaaaaaaattattttgtactttttttccttttgtaatTGATGGAAATGCATGAAGACATGTGTAGTTTAGAGTACACATAAGTAGCGCTCAAAATTTAAGCAAGATCGATTATTTCTTAAATATAAGTAAATCAGAGATACCGACTTAACAAATCATTGCCACGTAATAAAATCAATAGGATATCTTACACTCTAACCATTTCAAACGtgtgtatacatatatatagataatAACACAATGTTCATCACTACACCTCTCTCTCCTCGATTAAATCAGATTTATATGGCTGTTCCTTCAAAGACTGCTCTCCTCCATTAATGGATCTATAAGTATAGCGACTAGCCCAAAACAGATACTGCAAGAAATTAAGTCCACTCAAGATACACATAACCCAATAGAATCTCTCCAAATGATAATGATTCAAGCTTTTCCCATACAGCCATGGCCTGAGCCCACAAGCCTTAGTAACACCATTGACAAGAGTCACCAAAACAGAGCTAAAGTAATACCCCATGGCTAAGGAAGCCCATGACAGAGCAGTGGCTAAAGATCTCATACTCAAAGGGGCTTCTGTGAAGAAAAACTCCATCATTCCAGCCAAGGAGAACAAATCAGCCGACCCTAAAAACAAGTACTGCAAAGCCACCCAAAGGAAAGTGATGGGCAAAGGGTCAGGAGAATCCAATTTGTGGGTTTTGATAGCTAAGTTCTTTCTCTTGGTTTCAACTAATGCTGCTACTGCCATTGCCACTGTGGATAGAACTAGCCCTGTTCCGATTCTTTGTAAATGGGTTATTCCCATTTCGGATTTGGTGAGTTTTCTTGCAATTGGGAGAACGAGATGGTTGTAAGTTGGTGCGAGGATCATGATGAAGAGGACAGGGAACACAGGGAGAGAAGCAGGGGGGACTTTGAGAGAGCCGAGTTTGGTGTTCATGGTGGCGGCTTGTTGGACTGAGAATGTGGAGAGCTGTGCGAGACAGCAGTTGAGCATTATGGTAGAAGTGAAAATGGGGAGAACTTTTAGTACTATTTTGGCTTCTTCTACTTGTTTGACGGTGCAATTTAGTTGTGGATGGTTGGGGTTATCGATTGTAGCTTTATTCAGGAACTCCATGGCTTGTGTTTGAATTGGAATTGGGTCGTTTTCCTTTTCCAGAGTCTGTCTTTGCTCATCAACTATAATATCTGTGGTAGCATCTGAAGATACTGAACTCGTGGATATATTAATCACAACGTTATTACGAGTCTTTTTCTTCCTACTGTTGAAAGCAGCTGAGACTAGAACCTGTCCCAAAAGCAATTAGAATGAATGTTCAGTGACATATTACTGTATTAGTAACAAATTGATTTGAGGTTCTTCACTAAGTTTGGTTATTATAGCTTGTTGGTTGTAATAGTCTGCATTTGAAGTACTAACTACTTTTACAAATGAGTAGAGAACATAGTTACAAAGTAGTAAACAGTAGACAATGAACATAGTTACAAATGATTAGAGGCTCTTCAATCTAGTCCCGCAGAAGTTCAGCTAACATTTAGTATCACGAAATGTAAGTTAATCTTCCTCAAATAAGAGGTTTAAACATTcgaatttttttaaagaaaactatAAACAATAATAGGTTGACACGAAGGTCCTGAAAGCTCATCAATTAGGTAGAGGAGTTACGGTTTGTGATGGAGAGTTTGAAGTACCTTAAAAATGGTTGTAATTGGGCTTCCGGCTGGCGTTTTAATTCTGTAAGTAGGCGATCCAAGGAGGAAAATAGGAATAGAGATGAGTATTGTAAGAGTGGATATCCCAAAACCCCATTGCCAGCCTTTGTTATCTTCCATCCACACCACCAGAGTTACAGCAATCAAAGCTCCACAGGAAAGACAGAAGATGAAGTAGTTGAAGAATACAGATCTTTTCTTCCTTCCTTCAAAGCTGGTCTCATCAAACTGCTCAGCCCCATGAGGAGGAAGCGCCCCTTTTATCCCCCCAACTCCAAGTGCCACCATGTAAAGCCCTGCAAATAGCATGGCCGCTTCTCCACCTTCAACTTTATGGCATGGATTTCCATTCCCCACTGCATTTGAAACGCATCTTGCAGGCTTCAGATGTGGTACATCAGCTTGAAGCGTCAGAATTACCAGACCCTGCACCCCACGACATGTTTGTTTACGATAAAATAGTGATATAACTCAATTTACGGTAATCCATAAATTTAAGCTTTCGGGTTGATGGGATAGTTATAAGCCTTCAAACTTGATTAGTACATcttataaacattttttttcctaaaatggaAACCccattaaaaacataaaatactGTACACTAACAGATGTGGGACCAAACGCATATAAATGAGTCACAAGCTTCCTATCAAATGTCAACGGTTCCCGATGGAAAATGCTCCACTAAAAAATCTAGAAATTACCATTACTCTTCGTTTAGTAACCACTTGAATACGATATTCCTATGATATCATTAAATAAAAGAACATAAAACCTACTTAATAAATAATTGACATAGATTAACGTGGTTAGAGAATAGAAAATAGCAATTAAATACAAATACAACCAAGATTTGTAAGTGTTAGATAACATATTCGAGACATTTCAACGTAATAGTTTGAACATCGTAAGACTTTTTGTTCAAGTATTACATGTTAAATAAGTATTCATCTCAAAACTTTTAGTTAACACTTTAAGGTGAATTGATCTCTTGAATATATTCTTACAAAGTTGTCTCATTATCATGAAAGACTATACATTGAACATATAACTGAGCAACCCACGTGCAAACCATATTATATAAGGAAAGAACAACGACTTTGGTGGAAACTAACTCACCAAGGATTCTATTGCAGCACTTATCAAGAAGATAGAGTAAGTGGTGAAGAAAGCATCTGCTAGAAAGCCACCAAGGAGCGCAAGAAGGAAAGCTGTGCCCATAAAATTGGTGAC
The sequence above is drawn from the Cucumis melo cultivar AY chromosome 2, USDA_Cmelo_AY_1.0, whole genome shotgun sequence genome and encodes:
- the LOC103493972 gene encoding protein NRT1/ PTR FAMILY 4.6-like isoform X1 — protein: MSSITATPLQTEKHVEETQRLNLCEDYVDWRKRPAVKGRHGGMLAASFVLVVEVLENLAFLANASNLVLYLSKFMHYSPSESANIVTNFMGTAFLLALLGGFLADAFFTTYSIFLISAAIESLGLVILTLQADVPHLKPARCVSNAVGNGNPCHKVEGGEAAMLFAGLYMVALGVGGIKGALPPHGAEQFDETSFEGRKKRSVFFNYFIFCLSCGALIAVTLVVWMEDNKGWQWGFGISTLTILISIPIFLLGSPTYRIKTPAGSPITTIFKVLVSAAFNSRKKKTRNNVVINISTSSVSSDATTDIIVDEQRQTLEKENDPIPIQTQAMEFLNKATIDNPNHPQLNCTVKQVEEAKIVLKVLPIFTSTIMLNCCLAQLSTFSVQQAATMNTKLGSLKVPPASLPVFPVLFIMILAPTYNHLVLPIARKLTKSEMGITHLQRIGTGLVLSTVAMAVAALVETKRKNLAIKTHKLDSPDPLPITFLWVALQYLFLGSADLFSLAGMMEFFFTEAPLSMRSLATALSWASLAMGYYFSSVLVTLVNGVTKACGLRPWLYGKSLNHYHLERFYWVMCILSGLNFLQYLFWASRYTYRSINGGEQSLKEQPYKSDLIEEREV
- the LOC103493972 gene encoding protein NRT1/ PTR FAMILY 4.6-like isoform X2; amino-acid sequence: MLAASFVLVVEVLENLAFLANASNLVLYLSKFMHYSPSESANIVTNFMGTAFLLALLGGFLADAFFTTYSIFLISAAIESLGLVILTLQADVPHLKPARCVSNAVGNGNPCHKVEGGEAAMLFAGLYMVALGVGGIKGALPPHGAEQFDETSFEGRKKRSVFFNYFIFCLSCGALIAVTLVVWMEDNKGWQWGFGISTLTILISIPIFLLGSPTYRIKTPAGSPITTIFKVLVSAAFNSRKKKTRNNVVINISTSSVSSDATTDIIVDEQRQTLEKENDPIPIQTQAMEFLNKATIDNPNHPQLNCTVKQVEEAKIVLKVLPIFTSTIMLNCCLAQLSTFSVQQAATMNTKLGSLKVPPASLPVFPVLFIMILAPTYNHLVLPIARKLTKSEMGITHLQRIGTGLVLSTVAMAVAALVETKRKNLAIKTHKLDSPDPLPITFLWVALQYLFLGSADLFSLAGMMEFFFTEAPLSMRSLATALSWASLAMGYYFSSVLVTLVNGVTKACGLRPWLYGKSLNHYHLERFYWVMCILSGLNFLQYLFWASRYTYRSINGGEQSLKEQPYKSDLIEEREV
- the LOC103493973 gene encoding hypersensitive-induced response protein-like protein 1, with translation MGNLFCCVQVDQSTIAIRERFGKFEEVLEPGCHCLPWFLGAQIAGNLSLRLQQLDVRCETKTKDNVFVNVVASIQYRALADKANDAFYKLSNTRSQIQAYVFDVIRASVPKLNLDDAFEQKNDIAKAVEDELEKAMSAYGFEIVQTLIVDIEPDEHVKRAMNEINAAARLRVAANEKAEAEKILQIKRAEGEAEAKYLSGLGIARQRQAIVDGLRDSVLGFSVNVPGTTAKDVMDMVLVTQYFDTMKEIGAASKSTSVFIPHGPGAVRDVASQIRDGLLQGAASSH